The proteins below are encoded in one region of Tolumonas auensis DSM 9187:
- a CDS encoding transcriptional regulator GutM has protein sequence MDATYILIVCAVIAWSLQIATGFLQMRAFNRMLQAMSLKGVVKIGKTSSRWKPKTLVVLAHDANNVIVDASIMKGLTIFARPTPLSALIHARIPLSDRMVAELEPSVREAVSCALSTK, from the coding sequence ATGGATGCGACATACATACTGATTGTTTGTGCGGTTATCGCCTGGAGTTTACAGATCGCAACCGGTTTTTTGCAAATGCGTGCCTTCAACCGCATGCTGCAGGCGATGAGTCTGAAAGGTGTGGTGAAAATCGGCAAAACGTCCTCCCGCTGGAAACCCAAAACGTTAGTCGTTCTAGCGCATGATGCTAATAATGTGATCGTTGATGCCAGTATCATGAAAGGATTGACTATTTTTGCTCGTCCTACGCCATTGTCTGCGTTGATCCATGCACGTATTCCATTATCCGATCGCATGGTCGCCGAACTGGAACCATCCGTGCGTGAAGCTGTATCTTGCGCCTTATCAACAAAGTGA